AGCGAGGGGGTGGATCTGGCGCGCTGGCGTCGGCTGTCCGGCCGCGATCTCGATGCGGGGCGCGAGGCGGAACTGCAATCCTATGGCATGGTCGAGCGCCTGACGTCCGACCGCCTGCGCGCGACACCCGCCGGCATGCTGGTGCTGGACCGGGTGCTGGCGGAACTGGCCTGAGGGAGGGCGCCATGGAGGAAGCAAGGCCGGATACGCGCTTTACCCTTCTGGGGCAGGTCTTCGACGCGCCCCGGCCCGAGCCGGGCCTGTACCTCGTGGCCACGCCCATCGGCAATCTCGGGGACATGGGGCTGCGGGCGCTGCAGATCGTGGCCGGCGCGGATATCCTGGCATGCGAGGATACGCGGGTGACCGCCAAGCTGCTGCAACGCTACGGCATCAGGCGCGCAAGCATGGCCTATCACGAGCATAATTCGGAAGGCGCCGGCGCCGCCATCATCGAGGCGCTGGCGGCGGGCAAATCCGTCGCGCTGGTTTCCGATGCCGGAACACCCATCGTCTCCGACCCGGGTTTTCCGGCCGCCCGCCAGGCCATCGCTTCCGGCTTTCCCGTCATCCCGGTTCCCGGGGCATCCGCCCCGCTTGCGGCGCTGGCGGCCAGCGGCCTGCCATCCGACGCCTTCTTCTTTGCCGGCTTCCCGCCGCAGAAGCAGGTGGCGCGCCGCGCCCGTTTCGAGGAACTGGCACGGGTGCCGGGCACGCTCATCTTCTTCGAAGCGCCGCATCGCATCGCCGAAAGTCTGGC
This genomic window from Aureimonas sp. OT7 contains:
- the rsmI gene encoding 16S rRNA (cytidine(1402)-2'-O)-methyltransferase is translated as MEEARPDTRFTLLGQVFDAPRPEPGLYLVATPIGNLGDMGLRALQIVAGADILACEDTRVTAKLLQRYGIRRASMAYHEHNSEGAGAAIIEALAAGKSVALVSDAGTPIVSDPGFPAARQAIASGFPVIPVPGASAPLAALAASGLPSDAFFFAGFPPQKQVARRARFEELARVPGTLIFFEAPHRIAESLADMAAMLGDRPAAVCRELTKLHETIYRDTLSGLVRTFQAMERVRGEIVVCVGPPAPEAAATGSDVDAILSGLLQEMKPAHAAQEAVKLTGLPRRELYKRALALKGGPA